One genomic window of Macaca mulatta isolate MMU2019108-1 chromosome 8, T2T-MMU8v2.0, whole genome shotgun sequence includes the following:
- the CLDN23 gene encoding claudin-23, whose amino-acid sequence MRTPVVMTLGMVFAPCGLLFNLTSTLAPGWRLVKGFLDQPVDVELYQGLWDMCREQSSSERECGQQDEWGYFEAQPVLVARALMVTSLAVTVLGLLLASLGVRCWQDEPNFVLAGLSGLVLFVAGLLSLIPVSWYNHFLRDRDVLPAPASPVTVQVSYSLVLGYLGSCLLLLGGFSLALSFAPWCKERHKAPSAGPRRSSVSTIRVEWPEPELTPAIKYYSDGQHRPPPAQHRKPKPKVGFPMPRPPPKAYTNSVDVLAGEGWEAAQSQDSLSCSSHPCGSTLPCDSDL is encoded by the coding sequence ATGCGGACGCCGGTGGTGATGACGCTGGGCATGGTGTTCGCGCCCTGCGGGCTGCTGTTCAACCTGACCAGCACGCTGGCGCCCGGCTGGCGGCTGGTGAAGGGCTTCCTGGACCAGCCAGTGGACGTGGAGTTGTACCAGGGCCTGTGGGACATGTGTCGCGAGCAGAGCAGCAGCGAGCGCGAGTGCGGCCAGCAGGACGAGTGGGGCTACTTCGAGGCCCAGCCCGTGTTGGTGGCGCGGGCACTCATGGTCACCTCGCTGGCCGTCACGGTCCTGGGGCTGCTGCTGGCGTCGTTGGGCGTGCGCTGCTGGCAGGACGAGCCCAACTTCGTGCTGGCCGGACTCTCGGGCCTTGTGCTCTTCGTCGCCGGCCTCCTCAGCCTCATACCCGTGTCCTGGTACAACCACTTCTTGAGGGACCGCGACGTCCTGCCCGCCCCGGCCAGCCCGGTCACGGTGCAGGTCAGCTACAGCCTGGTGCTGGGCTACCTGGGCAGCTGCCTGCTGCTGCTGGGCGGCTTCTCGCTGGCGCTCAGCTTCGCGCCCTGGTGCAAGGAGCGCCACAAGGCGCCCTCCGCCGGGCCTCGCCGCAGCAGCGTCAGCACCATCCGAGTGGAGTGGCCCGAGCCCGAGCTGACGCCCGCCATCAAGTACTACAGCGACGGCCAGCACCGACCGCCGCCTGCCCAGCACCGCAAGCCCAAGCCCAAGGTCGGCTTCCCCATGCCCCGGCCGCCGCCAAAGGCCTACACCAACTCGGTGGACGTCCTCGCCGGGGAGGGGTGGGAGGCGGCCCAGTCCCAGGACTCTCTCTCGTGCAGCAGCCACCCCTGCGGCAGCACGCTGCCCTGCGACTCCGACCTCTAG